Part of the Salvelinus fontinalis isolate EN_2023a chromosome 1, ASM2944872v1, whole genome shotgun sequence genome is shown below.
TCTCTGTCGATGCTCTTCTCTAGATCTCTGCCACACATCTGCTGATACTCATGGAACACTGCACATATGCAcgcacacgggcacacacacacacacacacacacacacggataagGTAGTGGCAAAAGCTATGAATCAAGATGAGTGGACAGCACCAGACGACTGATATTtcatatacactcagtggccatctagtaccgggtcagaccccttttgcctccagaacagcctgaattcctTTTTTGTAGCTGATAGGAACgcagtgtggtcgtctgctgcaatagcccatccgtgacaggGATTGACAAGTTGtgcgttctgcacaccactgttgtactgcaccgttatttgcctgtttgtggccagCATgctagcttgcacgattcttgacattctccttcgacctctcatcaacaagctgttttcacccacaggacttccgctgactggatgttttttgtttgtcgcacagTTCTCTGtcaaccctagacactgtcgtgcgtgaaaagcccaggagggcagccgtttctgagatactggaaccggtgcgcctgacacTGAAGACCATACTACGCTCAAAGTCGTTTAGGTCACTAGTTATGCCCATTCTACCGTAGattcgaacagtaactgaatgcgtcgatgcctgtctgcctgcttgctttatatagcaagccacggccacgttaCTCACCGTCTGAAGGAGTGAACCATATTCGTGaacgggtggtgtacctaataaactggcagtGTACATTTAATTGATATTTGACTTCTGTTGTCACAGTACCATTGCTCTCCCCTGTAGTTACCTGCTCTGAGGTGGGGTTTGCTCCTGGAGCACAGGATGGCATTGAACTTGGACTCATCTGTTCCCACCTTGTTCTCTCCAGCAGCATACAGGGCCTGGACAGAGGGCACACAATTGATACACACAGGCATCTTTCAATGAGTAGGTAGAGATTTAAAATATGCCTTGTAGGGTCCTGAGTTTTTCCTGCTCAAATTTAATGAAAAACACCTGTCCCTAAGTATGTTGAAGACACAATACAGTATGTAGATTAGACAACACAAGGTTCATTATAGATAAGAAATGGCAATTTACCTGGGCATCTTGTTTGGCTACAGAGATGTCCACTGTTTCTCTTTCATCTCGATTACCCTGAGAGCACAAACACAACACATAATCAGGGCCGGCTGCAGGCATAGGCAACATAAGCGATCGCTTAGGGACCCCGACTggaactgttgagagttagaatggTAGAATACTCAACGTGCAAGTTAgacatttggttgtgcatcagcagtttttctcttgttttttCAGTCAcagacagtcactcaattaaccatgtcagctaacaattagGTTAGTAAATTAGTCCAGCCAGTTATCTAAACCTTGTAGTGTTAATGGCTGAATACTGATCGAGCACGCAggcccctgacctccagggggccccattgattttgttagtcactctcactcagatatcactaacatggcataagttatggcaaaatgtgtagaattgcaggaaatttgctttaaaacttcaAAAAGGTATCTCTGCCACATGGCACAATGAGTAGAATTGTATGAAATTTGTTACAAAACCGCACAAATGTATCTCTGAATTgcatgagtagaattgcatgaaatgtgttataaaatTGCAAAAATACCTcactgccccatggcaaaatatgtatAACCTGAGAAAGCTTgcattaaaactgcaacattttctctacaccccatggcaaaattttTAGAGTTGCAGGAAATGTACTTTAAAATAGCATTTTTCTCTCTGCCGTCAAGAGGGGGGCACTCAATTATTTTgcctctgtctcctagagatgaacgtaccttggtgtaaaaagttcaaatcaatcccagaacaacagcaaaggaccttgtgaagatgctggaggaaacaggtacaaaaatatctatatccacagtacaacgagtcctatatcgacatatcctgaaaggctgctccaaaaccgccataaaaaagccagactacagtttgcaactgcactttgggacaaagatcgtacttttttgagaaatatcctctggtctgatgaaataaaaatagaactgtttgccataatgaccatggttatgtttggaggattaagaacttgcaagccgaagtacagcatcatgttgtgggggtgctttgctgcaggagggactggtgcacttcacaaaacagatagcatcatgagggagaaaaaatatgtggatatattgaagcaacatctcaagacatcagtcaggaacttaaagcttggttgcaaatgggtcttccaaatggacaattgaccccaagcatacttccaaagatgtgaaaaatggtttaaggacaacaaagtcaaggtattggagtggccatcacaaagccctgacctcatcctatagaagatttgtgggcagaactgaaaaagcgtgtgcgagcaagaaggcctacaaacctgactcagttacaccagctctgtcaggaggaatgggccaaaattcacccaacttattgtgggaagcttgtggaaggctacccgaaacatttgacccaagttaaacaatttaaaggcaatgctaccaaatactaattgagtgtatgtaaacttcagacccactgggaatgtgatgaaagaaataaaagctgaaataaatcactctctactattatttggacatttcacattcttaaaataaagtggtgatcctaactgacctaagacagggaattttttactaggattcaatgtcaggaattgtgaaaaactgagtttaaaagtatttggctaaggtgtatgtaaacctccgacttcaactgtatgtactgtatgtatatgtatttCTAATGTATACATTATTCTACATCTATGGGACATAGGCTGTACCTGGGCCAGAGAGATGAGGAGTCTACGGAAGTGTCCTGAGGTGTCCCCACTAATGGCATCTTCCAGTGACTTCTTATTctctgaaataacacacacagctttcttacacagcacagtacagagcaGTACACTTCTCATATTTATTTCAAAGGTTTTTACCTCAACGCTATCTGTAGTCCCTGTAGTGTGTGTCTACCTGAGGAACTTACCTGTTTTGTAGACCATGCTGATCTCTCTGATCTCTGCGTTGGAGCGAGAGGACAGGATCTCTATCAGACAAGCCTCGTCTGTCCCTGCACCCTGTcagaacatacagtagagaacagttggTAGGTTTACGACATGAGTATTACTATTTCTCTGTTCATTAAACTAGTTTAGCTAGTTTAGCTAGtcaaacacaaaacaaaaacattccactTCTTTGCACGTACGAACGCAAACACACACGCTAAGAGAGAATATCCATGTCAGTGATTATAAAAACCCTTTCACAAACCTTAATGGCATCTTTGAGTTCGTATGCATCAAGCTGGGCTGGGGTCTTCAACATGGCCAGCACCAGCTTCTCAAAGTTCCCTGACAGCTCTGACTTCAGATCCTTAACCAGATCCTAGGAAGGTAAGGGGATACAAGCTTGGTATAATTCAATGCTAACCAAGTAATTATTGAGTTGGGCTGGTGCTCAGCGGTACAGAGAACAAGCACTTTCACTGTTCTATAACTTGAATATCGGCACCGTCATTTTCTGTACTGCTTGAGTACTGGCACCTCTTTTAGAATATTGGCTGTAAAATATGATAAGTAACGGCAAATATATAGAAAGagtaccggcacccaaaatgagtgGCGGGACCTACTTCAGTCCACTTGAAGCATTAATGCTATCTGTGTTCAACTGCTGTGCCATGTGTGTTCCGAGTACTGCTCTAATGGGGTCTGAGGGAATCAAGTCCTCCAGCTACGTCGTTTACTGGAAGAACCATCAGCTGCTGTTAGATATACCCTCTGACCCTCACTTATACAGATCATTGTATGATGCTGTAACACTCATTATATTCATTTGTTCCATAATAACTCAACTTAGATAAATAAGGTATCACGTTTTTAAATGTAACTGTATTACCTTTCCGTAGGAAGTTTTGAAGGCCGCGAGCATGGGAACACGCTGTATGTTTGAGCGACTCCCTAGCAGGTCTATGATGGCCTGTTCATCAGTACCTGTAGAACAAGTTCCCTGTCAGAACACATATTCAAAACTGCCCATCCATTTCCCTTCATGAGTttataacatatttttttttactagtaTAGCTCAGCAAATATCATTACCAGGTCTTCATACATAATTAAGTCATTCAAAGATTGAGGCTCAATGATAGAAGGCAATGTAATTGCTAGTGTTGAATTTACCTATCCATTcctttcagatctacacaagtgcgTATTGTATAAGGTTACTGACAAGGGGTTGTTTCTGCACAGGGCATATTCTCTCGTGACATCTGGCCATTAAGCATGTAATATTTGTTTCTGGTTCCAAGATTAGATAGGGCTTAATGTATGCTCGGCCCTTATTTATGTGCTCTCTGACACCTGGAGTTGTTAGACAGGAGACAATGCCAAAGGACTAGTCAGCCCTTCCCCCCTCTGAGGGGCCAAAATGTTTCTCTCTGTTACAGTATTCAGAAGACTGACTATTGAATGTGATTGAATAATACTATAGTATCCATGTTTGGTATATATCTGAAACGTGTTCACTGAGGATAACACTGATGCTAAATATGTGcatgtatgatctctgtggttATTTGTATCTGTACAGGGAGAAATCTGAATTACTATATGGAAAAAGGTTTTATGGTCCTCTCAGGAATTCTGTCATATTTACACTGGTCTCATCCCCCACAGAAGCATTTAAATGCTGTGACACCCTGCGGAGATTGGGCCTTGGTGGTCAGGTTACACTGTAAACTATGTATCGTTTGATTGATCAAAGGTGATTGGTTCTGGGTTGAAAGGATACACCTTCAGATGTTATAAATGAAATTAAATGCCTTTGTTCTGTCTCTTATCCTGTATCCAGTCCATGGAGGAAGGTTGTATGATCAATTCTCATTTCCTCAGCTTCTAGGCCTCTGGCTAATAAGCATCTCCTTGTCCATGCTTTGCCTTGTAAGTTAACCTTAGAATCTACACTACCggccaaaagttttagaacacctactcattcaagggcttttatttatttttaatattttctacattgtagaataatagtgaagacatcaaaactatgaaataacacatatggaatcatgtagtaaccgaaagtgttaaacaaatcaaaatatattttatatttgagatttttcaaatagccaccctttgccttgatgacagtttgcacgatcttggcattctctcaatcagcttcatgagatagtcacctggaatgcttttcaattaacaggtgtgcctccttaaaagttaatttgtggaatttattttctttttaatgcgtttgagccaatcagttgtgttgtgacaaggtagggggatatacagaaaatagccctggTAAtaataaaagaccaagtccatattatggcaagaacaggtcaaataagcaaagagaaacaacagtccatcattactttaaaacacgaaggtcagtcaatacggaaaactttgaaagaactttgaaagttccttcaagtgcagtcgtataaaccatcaagcgctatgatgtctctcatgaggaccgccacaggaatggaagacccagagttatctctgctgcagagtatcatttcattagagttacctgcctcagaaattgcagcccaaataaatgcttcacagagttcaagtaacagacatctcaacatcaactgttcagaggagactgcgtgaatcaggcattcatggtcgaattgttgcaaagaaaccactacgaaaggacaccaatatgaagaagagacttgcttgggccaagaaatacgagcaatggacattagaccagtggaaatgtgtcctttggtctggagtccaaattggagatttttggttccagccgctgtgtctttgtgagacgcggtgtgggtgaacggatgatctctgcatgtgtatttcccaccgtaaagcatgaaggaggaggtgatacggtgtgggggtgcttttctggtgacactgtctgtgatttatttagaattcaaggcatacttaaccagcatggctaccacagcattctgcaggaatacgccatcccatctggtttgggcttagtgggactatcatttgtttttcaacaggacaataacccaacacactgtGGGCTGTGTTagagctattttaccaagaaggagagtgatggagtgctgcatcagatgacctggcctccacaatcccccgacctcaaccaaatttagatggtttgggatgagttggacctcagagtgaaggaaaagcagctaacaagtgctcagcatatgtgggaactccttcaagactgttggaaaagcattccaggtgaagctggttgagagaatcccaagattgtgcaaagctgtcatcaaggcaaagggtggctatttaaaaaaaattgaatagaaaatatattttgatttgcttaacactgttttagttactacatgattccatatgtgttatttcatagttttgatgtcttcactattattctacaatgtagtaaatagtaaaaaataaagaaaaacccttgaatgagtagcttcCCATGACCATTCCTTAGTCAGCTTAACGCATTATACTCGATTGCACATGGTTTAACTATAGTCTTTTGCATATGGCTAATTTTCTTTATGAGTTAGATAAACATTTTATTGGCCAATTGCTTAGTCTTATTACGAGTCGCATGTGAGGTATTTATAATAtcatacacactgtatatacaaatgtCAAATATTGCTGGCCAGTACACTAACTCAATCACTGGACCAATGTATAAAAGGTTAGGGGCTGTTTCTGGACAGGGTCTAACTCACTCACTAGACTCCAGTAtaaggggctaggggttgtttctggacaaggTCTAACTCACTCACGAGACTCCAGTATAAGGGGCTAGGGGCTGTTTCTGGACAGGGTCTAACTCACTCACTAGACTCCAGCAtaaggggctaggggttgtttctggacaaggTCTAACTCACTCACTAGACTCCAGTAtaaggggctaggggttgtttctggacagggtcTAACTCACTCACTAGACTCCAGCATAAGGGGCTAGGGGCTGTTTCTGGACAGGGTCTAACTCACTCACTAGACTCCAGTAtaaggggctaggggttgtttctggacaaggTCTAACTCACTCACTAGACTCCAGTAtaaggggctaggggttgtttctggacagggtcTAACTCACTCACTAGACTCCAGTAtaaggggctaggggttgtttctggacaaggTCTAACTCACTCACTAGACTCCAGTATAAGGGGCTAGGGGCTGTTTCTGGACAGGGTCTAACTCACTCACTAGACTCCAGTAtaaggggctaggggttgtttctggacagggtcTATTTAACCAACTCACCAAAGCCCTTCATGGCTTTCCTCAGAACCTCCACATCTCTCAGTGGGTCTGCTCCCGGATGATCCTTGATGCTTCCCCGGAATCCTCTCTGAAAGAAAAGGGAATTAATCCGGAATGTAACCTGATTGCTTTACACTGTCAGTGTTATTTACCAGTAAAAATCCTGGCAAAATCTCTTGTAATTGACATCTCAAGAAGAGTAAGAAAAAAATAGAAGCCCAATCATTATTAGTGCCAAACATTTAGGTATTCAGTTTAAACCCTTGGATAAAGTATGGACCCTCAACCAGATGTATGCCTGTCCTAAAATGGAATTTTGAAGAACTATTGTCACAATAGGGTTAAATCTTCCCAGTGTATCTTACATTGATGGCAGGAGAGACTGGAATGGCTCCACCTCCAGGCATGGACGGGTTGGGCGACGGGGCTTGAGGGTACACTGGCATGGGCTGATTCGGCGCTGGTCCTCCTCCGTAACCAGGCATGGAGGGGTTGGGTGAGGGTGCCCGTGGGTAGCCAGGCATGGGCTGGCCTGGATAGCCCATGCCTGGGCCTTGAGGCTGGGGCATCTGTCCTCCTGGCTGGGGGTACATACCATAGGGCTGTTGGTTAGGGGGCTggggggcagggtgggggtaTCCACCAGAGGTGAACATGGCTGCGGAGATCGGGTTGGCATGTGATTGGAGCAGAAGTGGGCATCCAATAAAATGTGCAGGAAGCTGATTGGTTTCAATTAATCTGCCAGCAAAGCTGTTTTGTAGATAATCAATTATGTATTATAGATGTTGATTAAACATCTGCTTTAGTTTTTTTAATAAAGAGAAAATAAAAGGCAATGCAAAAAAGGATTACAACAGTGAAAGAGAAGGTTGCAGCAAATTATTATGTTTTTGAAGCACTATCTGAGATAACAAACATGAGCTACATTATTTTAGTCATGCGAGGGAGACTATTAAGGAAGGTTAACAAGAGAGCTGCAACATAGATAGATATGAGAAAAAGATGACCTGGGTAAAAAGTCTTATCGGTCAATAATTGGGTtgtgatttggggggggggggggcgggttgTACTGTATTTTCATGCCAGACTTACCATGGCTGGGAGATTGCCTGCGTTGAATCCAGGGTTGGACAGATTATCAAGACCAAAGGTGGGGAAACCAGCACCACCTCCCCAACTATCTGTAACAGATGACATAGATGGGCATGCCACTAAACTGTTTATGGCAAATCACTGACAAATTGCTATGTACTATTACTACTGTTTTACAACAGTTTGGACAGTTTTGCTTTGATGTTGTGGTTGTATATGA
Proteins encoded:
- the anxa11a gene encoding annexin A11a isoform X3; protein product: MSYPGYPAQAGGYPPQAGGYPPQAGGYPPQAGGYPPQAGGYPPQAGGYPPQAGGYPPQAGGYPPQAGGYPPQPGAGGYPAIPPADSWGGGAGFPTFGLDNLSNPGFNAGNLPAMRGFRGSIKDHPGADPLRDVEVLRKAMKGFGTDEQAIIDLLGSRSNIQRVPMLAAFKTSYGKDLVKDLKSELSGNFEKLVLAMLKTPAQLDAYELKDAIKGAGTDEACLIEILSSRSNAEIREISMVYKTENKKSLEDAISGDTSGHFRRLLISLAQGNRDERETVDISVAKQDAQALYAAGENKVGTDESKFNAILCSRSKPHLRAVFHEYQQMCGRDLEKSIDREMSGDLESGMVAVVKCIKNTPAYFAERLYKAMKGAGTKDKTLIRIMVTRSEVDMLDIRQEYAKTYGKSLYTDISGDTSGDYKKLLLKLCGGSD
- the anxa11a gene encoding annexin A11a isoform X2, producing the protein MSYPGYPAQAGGYPPQAGGYPPQAGGYPPQAGGYPPQAGGYPPQAGGYPPQAGGYPPQAGGYPPQAGGYPPQPGAGGYPAIPPADSWGGGAGFPTFGLDNLSNPGFNAGNLPAMPGGQMPQPQGPGMGYPGQPMPGYPRAPSPNPSMPGYGGGPAPNQPMPVYPQAPSPNPSMPGGGAIPVSPAINRGFRGSIKDHPGADPLRDVEVLRKAMKGFGTDEQAIIDLLGSRSNIQRVPMLAAFKTSYGKDLVKDLKSELSGNFEKLVLAMLKTPAQLDAYELKDAIKGAGTDEACLIEILSSRSNAEIREISMVYKTENKKSLEDAISGDTSGHFRRLLISLAQGNRDERETVDISVAKQDAQALYAAGENKVGTDESKFNAILCSRSKPHLRAVFHEYQQMCGRDLEKSIDREMSGDLESGMVAVERLYKAMKGAGTKDKTLIRIMVTRSEVDMLDIRQEYAKTYGKSLYTDISGDTSGDYKKLLLKLCGGSD
- the anxa11a gene encoding annexin A11a isoform X1, translated to MSYPGYPAQAGGYPPQAGGYPPQAGGYPPQAGGYPPQAGGYPPQAGGYPPQAGGYPPQAGGYPPQAGGYPPQPGAGGYPAIPPADSWGGGAGFPTFGLDNLSNPGFNAGNLPAMPGGQMPQPQGPGMGYPGQPMPGYPRAPSPNPSMPGYGGGPAPNQPMPVYPQAPSPNPSMPGGGAIPVSPAINRGFRGSIKDHPGADPLRDVEVLRKAMKGFGTDEQAIIDLLGSRSNIQRVPMLAAFKTSYGKDLVKDLKSELSGNFEKLVLAMLKTPAQLDAYELKDAIKGAGTDEACLIEILSSRSNAEIREISMVYKTENKKSLEDAISGDTSGHFRRLLISLAQGNRDERETVDISVAKQDAQALYAAGENKVGTDESKFNAILCSRSKPHLRAVFHEYQQMCGRDLEKSIDREMSGDLESGMVAVVKCIKNTPAYFAERLYKAMKGAGTKDKTLIRIMVTRSEVDMLDIRQEYAKTYGKSLYTDISGDTSGDYKKLLLKLCGGSD